In Onthophagus taurus isolate NC chromosome 6, IU_Otau_3.0, whole genome shotgun sequence, a genomic segment contains:
- the LOC111424852 gene encoding uncharacterized protein isoform X1, with protein sequence MRQILFFGSKIFNRRGIAKILRCSKMAASSDVVLDRGNNTTCTVNLHGATVVSWKVNNQEQIFVSKKAIFDGKKAIRGGIPFVFPHFGPWDIGPQHGFARIMTWTLQKPPECLSNGDVEAVFSLLDNDFTKKMWNFPFRLTYRLTLHEKELHFNVGVCNLSGDASMCFTMLLHTYFHVPDVEQVKIMGLQGCTYVDKAKDGAISQENRDVVTICQYTDRIYQNTPQEHLVANVMSGCTMRIQKQNLPDTVVWNPWAEGAKKMADFGDDEYPNMVCVEAGHVSTEVTLPPNVTFDAGQILQVM encoded by the exons ATGCggcaaatattattttttgggtcaaaaatatttaatcgcAGA GGAatagcaaaaattttaagatgtTCTAAGATGGCTGCTAGCAGTGACGTTGTTCTTGATAGAGGAAATAACACAACGTGTACTGTTAATTTACACGGTGCTACTGTTGTTTCTTGGAAGGTGAATAATCAAGAACAGATATTCGTCAGCAAAAAAGCTATATTCGATGGGAAGAAAGCAATAAGGGGAGGAATACCGTTCGTTTTTCCCCATTTTGGACCATGGGATATCGGACCACAGCATGGTTTCGCTCGCATCATGACATGGACTTTGCAAAAACCCCCTGAGTGTTTATCGAATGGTGATGTTGAAGCTGTTTTTTCACTACTTGATAATGACTTTACCAAAAAAATGTGGAACTTCCCGTTTCGCCTAACATATCGTTTGACATTGCATGAAAAGGAGCTACATTTTAATGTAGGAGTATGCAACCTAAGTGGTGATGCAAGCATGTGTTTTACCATGCTTTTGCACACCTACTTCCATGTTCCCGATGTTGAACAAGTCAAAATAATGGGTTTGCAAGGTTGTACATATGTTGATAAAGCAAAGGATGGGGCAATTTCTCAAGAAAATCGCGATGTGGTGACAATTTGCCAATATACCGATAGAATCTACCAGAATACTCCACAAGAACATCTCGTTGCTAACGTGATGTCGGGATGTACGATGCGCATCCAGAAACAAAATTTACCAGATACTGTCGTTTGGAATCCTTGGGCTGAAGGTGCAAAGAAAATGGCTGATTTTGGAGATGATGAGTATCCTAATATGGTGTGTGTTGAAGCTGGACATGTTTCTACGGAGGTTACTCTGCCTCCAAACGTTACCTTTGATGCTGGCCAAATTTTACAAGtgatgtaa
- the LOC111424852 gene encoding uncharacterized protein isoform X2 — protein MAASSDVVLDRGNNTTCTVNLHGATVVSWKVNNQEQIFVSKKAIFDGKKAIRGGIPFVFPHFGPWDIGPQHGFARIMTWTLQKPPECLSNGDVEAVFSLLDNDFTKKMWNFPFRLTYRLTLHEKELHFNVGVCNLSGDASMCFTMLLHTYFHVPDVEQVKIMGLQGCTYVDKAKDGAISQENRDVVTICQYTDRIYQNTPQEHLVANVMSGCTMRIQKQNLPDTVVWNPWAEGAKKMADFGDDEYPNMVCVEAGHVSTEVTLPPNVTFDAGQILQVM, from the coding sequence ATGGCTGCTAGCAGTGACGTTGTTCTTGATAGAGGAAATAACACAACGTGTACTGTTAATTTACACGGTGCTACTGTTGTTTCTTGGAAGGTGAATAATCAAGAACAGATATTCGTCAGCAAAAAAGCTATATTCGATGGGAAGAAAGCAATAAGGGGAGGAATACCGTTCGTTTTTCCCCATTTTGGACCATGGGATATCGGACCACAGCATGGTTTCGCTCGCATCATGACATGGACTTTGCAAAAACCCCCTGAGTGTTTATCGAATGGTGATGTTGAAGCTGTTTTTTCACTACTTGATAATGACTTTACCAAAAAAATGTGGAACTTCCCGTTTCGCCTAACATATCGTTTGACATTGCATGAAAAGGAGCTACATTTTAATGTAGGAGTATGCAACCTAAGTGGTGATGCAAGCATGTGTTTTACCATGCTTTTGCACACCTACTTCCATGTTCCCGATGTTGAACAAGTCAAAATAATGGGTTTGCAAGGTTGTACATATGTTGATAAAGCAAAGGATGGGGCAATTTCTCAAGAAAATCGCGATGTGGTGACAATTTGCCAATATACCGATAGAATCTACCAGAATACTCCACAAGAACATCTCGTTGCTAACGTGATGTCGGGATGTACGATGCGCATCCAGAAACAAAATTTACCAGATACTGTCGTTTGGAATCCTTGGGCTGAAGGTGCAAAGAAAATGGCTGATTTTGGAGATGATGAGTATCCTAATATGGTGTGTGTTGAAGCTGGACATGTTTCTACGGAGGTTACTCTGCCTCCAAACGTTACCTTTGATGCTGGCCAAATTTTACAAGtgatgtaa